The genome window GTGTGGAGAGGAAAACGAAGAGCTTGCCAGCGGTTGTTGTCTGGAAATTATTCTATACAGGGATGAATCAAGCTTGAAGTAAATTCATAGACTATCTGGTGATTATGGCAAGGTATAATGGAGCCCGGGCTGTCCGCTTGGAGGATTGCTGGGTGCCAAGGAAAACCGCCACGGAGCAGAACCCCGTGGCGGTGATAGAAAAACAGGGCGCGGCGTTATGCCTCGAGCACTGCGGCACCTTTAGTCAAAACATCGGCGCGGGTGATTTCACCGGCGGCGAGCTTCGCGAGGATGGCCTTTTGCGTCGCGTAGTCCGTGTTTTCAATACCGGCTCTCGATTGCATCAGGCGCCAGGCCTTGCGGCGTTCGACGCAGAAGAGGACCAGCTGACGGCTCAGTGAGTGGTATTTCACCGTGTCACCGAACTCTGTGCGGATGAAGACCCCGAAGTCGGGCACGTAGGCAGTTTCGTTTTTATCGGCAAAGAGGAAGTGCGCCACATCATTCTGAGTGATGAGCTGGAGCATGTTTTCCAGAGGGATCATCTCCTTGGCTTGCTCCTCCGTGACCACCTTGTGGTGTCTGCGGAAGCGGGCTTCCGTGGTGCACCAGTGGGCGGTGGTGAAGGCATAGCTGATCGATTTATCGGCCTTGGATGTGAACTGCTGCCAGTCGCGGTTGGTGTTCGGGTTGCCTTTGATGTCATAACACTCCTGGACGAACTCGCCGAGGGAGGAGTTGAAAACAAACTCAGGCATGGCGCGGCTGTCGCGCGCGAGCTTGGCCTGGTGGGCGGATGCATCGTCGCCGACACCGTGTTCGGGCTGGCAGGTGGTGTAGCACTGGTAGAACGCGGCACCCCGGTATTCGAGCCCCTCGAGGATCGTCTGATAGAGTTTGGCCGCGTTGGTGATCGAGATCTGGGCGACGTATGGCGAGCCGTGACCTGTGGTCAGGATATCGGCGACGGACTTCCTCTCGGTCATCTTACCCTGGGTGCTTTCACCAAACTGGTTCATGTCATAACCGCCCGGCATGAATGACGAGTCGGAGTTCTGACCGCCGGTGTTCGAGTAGACCTGGGTGTCAAGCATGAGGAACTTGACGTTCGGGCGGCCTTGAAGGACTGCCTTGGAGAGGTTCTGGAAACCGATGTCACCCAGGGCACCGTCACCGCCGATACACCAGACCTTGGGAAGCTCCTTGAGCTCCTGCGGCGTCATCTGGGCATCACTGAGGTGGGTGATCGAGAAGTACTTGGCATCATCCATCACCTTGGCGTTCTTGTCTTCTAACAATCCTAGCAAGGCCGAGGAAATACGCTCGGGGGCAACCGAACGGCGGCTGTGGCGCAGGATCAGGGACTCACCCATCAACCAGGAAATGGTGGCCCCGTCCTGGAACAGGGAGTTCATCCACGGGTAGGGGTGGGGGTTGGATGGTGGGGTGGACCCGTAAACGGTGTTACAACCGGTGTTGGCACCCATCATCATGGTGGCCATACCGTTGGCGAGGCGACCATCCACCGCTTGCAGCGACTTGTGGTTGTAGGCGTCCACACGCATGACCGACACCAGGGCGGTGAGGATGTCCTCGTCTGAGATGAGGCCGTTTTCCTTCAGTCGGGCATCGGTATCGGCGGCGTTTTCCCCACCGAGACCCATGATGACATGGGCGACGGAACGTCTGAAGAGTTCGTATTCCTCCTCGGAGCGTGCTTTCAGCTGGGCAAGGAGTTCGCTGCCCCGGGTTTCGATGAGATCGGCCTTTTTCAGCAGACGTGCAGCCTTTTTATGGTACATCGGGCGCATGTACGCCTCTGTCACGGAGGCGATGGCGCGGAGGATGGTTTTCTCACCGCAGCCGGCGCAAGCACCGTCTCCTGAGACCAGCGCCTCGTAGTTGCGACGGACCATCAGGTGGTTCCTGAGGGCGGCAGGCCGCGAGTCCTCCGGGTTTTCATCGTCGTAGAGACCGAGGTATTTTCCTGGAGTATCGGGAAGCATCCGGGAGAACAGCTGGGCAGATGACAGGGTCTTGTTGAGTTCGGCGGTGTCAGGCACCATTTCCAGGGCACCGTGTCCACATTGCTCGACGCACTCGCCACAGCCTTTGCAGAGGTCGGCCACAAAGATGGAGAAGACACCACCGTCACCGGTTTTACTTTCTTTCGCCCGGAAGATGGCGGCGGTCTTGTTGTAGGCGACCGGGACAACGTCGAGGATGGCGAACAGCTCGTCCTTGGCCTGCTGGGAAACGGCACCGTTCAGAGCGGTGACCTCGTCCTTGATGATGTCTTTGAAGGGGGTCGATTCCTTGGCTTCGACGACTTCCATCATACGCTTGCGGGCGTTTTCCTCCACCTTGGGGAGCTCGGCTAACAGAGCTGCGCGTTGCTCGGGATCTGAAACGTAGGCGCGGGTGGCCGTGCGCAGGAGGGTGCCGATTTCCTGGGCGGTGTTAGGTAATGCGGTATCCGGGCAGGCGGTGATGCAGTCCATGCACTGGGTGCAGTTCTCCGGGATAAACAGGGGGGTCATCCGGCGGGCGACATACTTACTGGTGGTGGCGCCGGTCGCAGCCGACATGACACCGACACTGGCCAGGGCGCTGGCTGGCTGGTGGTAGCCTTTGCCGGAGCGGAATTCACTGTCAAATTTTTCCTGGGTCTTGACCGGTGAGCGGAGCACCTGGTCATCGGGCCGGGGGATGTAACACTCCATGCCGGCGCACTGGATCGTCGGTAACACGGGTTTTTCCGAGTTGACCGGAGCCAGCGGTGGGAGGCGCAGCGACGAGGTGTCGATGGCATCCAGCTCACCGTATTTGATTTCCTGGACCCGGGCCGCCCCTTCGGTCATCACGGTCATGTTGCTTTCAACGACGTTGGCACCGAACCGGCTGAATTTCTTCTCGTATTGCTTGCGGACGGTCTTGCGGAAGGTTTCCTCCGTGATGTTGTTATCGCTCAGGAACGGGGACACCTTGAAGAAGGCACCGAGGAAGGAGTTTCCCTGCATCCGCATCTGGAGCTCGGGACGCGATGTGGCGGCGCGGGCGATTTCAAATCCAGGCAGGATGAAGATGCGGATCTTGTTGTCGCGGATGAATTGACGGTATTCTGTCGGGATCGATTCCCAGGCCGTTTCCGGGTCCATCGAGGATTCCCAGACCAGGCAGCCGCCGGGGTTGATACCGGCGAGCGGGTTGGAATGGGTGAATGCCTTTGGATCGCAGCAAAGCACCACATCGACGTGGTTGAGCTCGCAGTTGACGCGGACGCGGTTAGGCGCGACAACCAGGAAGTAGTTAGTGGGAGCACCTTTTTTCTCAGAGCCGTATTTCGGGTTGGCGGCGATGTGGAGTTTGGGTACGAGCCGCCCTGTGACCGGATCATACTCGGGGTTGCGTTCGGAGATGAGGTCACCAAACTCGCCGAGGATGTTACCGAGGTTTTTACCCGTGGTGATCATCCCCCAGCCACCGATAGAGTGGAAACGGACGGCGATGGATTTTTCAGGAAGTAACGAGGGTGTTTCGTCGGCAATGACGGCGTATTTGTGGTCGACGCCCAGGGTGAAGAAGGTGCTGCCGTCCTCGGCTTTTTTACCGTCTTGGCGGGCGATCTGGTTTTGCGAGAATTCGAAGGCGCCGATGATATGCTCAGGGCGGAAATCGCGTGAGCCGAGGCCGTAGACACCACGGAAAAGGCGGGGTGTTTCCTCGGGTGAAAGTGCCGGGATGTTGCCGGCCCACTGGCGGGCATCGCGTGATTTGCCTATCGCGGCACGGATGTCGCGGGTGAGGGGGTTGTCGCCCGACAATCCTTCGTCGGTGCGCTCAAGGACAATGAGTGTTTTTTTGCCGCGGATGGCTTCGATGAGGGTCGATTCTGGGAACGGGCGCAGGACGTTGAAGTGGATGGAGCCGACTTTTTCCCCGCGTGTTTCCCGGAGGTAGTCGCAGACCGCTTCAATGTTTTCTGCGGCGCAGCCGATGCTGATAAAGACGGTGTCGGCATCGTCGGTGCGGTATTCGGAGAGCAGTCCATACTCGCGGCCTGTGAGCTCGGCAAATTCCTTGTAGGCGTCTTGCAGCATACCGAGGATAGGCTCGTTGAAGTGGTTGCGCCGACCCACCACGCCGTTCATGTAGTGTTCCTGGTTTTGGACCGGGCCTACCAGAACCGGGCTGCAGATGTCCATCATTTTGGGCACACGGCGGCGGCGTGGTCCGAAGAGCTCTTTCTGGGCATCCGTCGGGCAGTCGATCATGTCGTCGGGCGCACCGAGGAACTCACGAAGCAGGCCGGCTTCCGGCCGACGGAACACGCGCTCGGCATGGGTAGTCAGCATACCGTCCTGGATGTTCATACCGGGGTTCAGCGACAGTTCGCAGACCTTGCGCAGGATGATCGCCTGGTCGGCTGCCTGCTGGGCGTCTTTTCCAGTCAGCATGATCCAGCCGGTGTCGAGCGCGGAGTATATGTCATCGTGTCCGCAGTGCACGTTGAGCGCGTGTTTGGTCAGGGCGCGGGCACCGACTTCGAGGACCATGGTGGAGAGTTTTCCGGGAGCATGGTAATATTGCTCCATGGCATAGGCAATGCCCTGTCCCGAGGTGAAGTTGACTGCACGCCGACCGGTGATGGCAAAGGCTGTCGCGCCACCCTGGGCAGCGTGCTCGCCTTCGGTTTCGACAGCGATTTTTTGTTGGCCAAAGACATTCAGCTCACCTTGGGCCCATGATTGCTGGTAGAGTTCGCCGCCCTCGGTGGACGGGGTGATGGGGTAGAAAATGCCGCCGTCGGTGATACGCGCCTCGACGTGGGTTGCTACCAGGGTGTTGCCGTTGCAGGTGATCGGTTCACCGGGGTATTTGGGTGATTTCGATGTCGACGGAGTCTTTGTGTTGTTAGGATTGCTCATATTGGTTCTAGTTTAAAAATGATGAGGCTTGGGCCAAATGTAGGTTGATAACCTAGGGCTAACTAGACATCGTGTCTAGGCAGATGCTACTAAAACCTGTCCAAATTTGCTCATAAAACTGTGCGTATTATGCTGTGTTGTGGGTAAAGTCGGCGGATTCAGATCGATTTGAGCATCTGCAGGGCCTGCTGAAGCTTCTTGAGGGGCTCCACCTCGGTGAGGCGGGGAAAACGTTTCCCTTTCAGGAAAATATACTCCCCGTTTCGTGTGAGCATAAGCCGTTGTTCCCGGATTTCAACCGTGCTGATGCTGGCCTGCGCCGCCGCGAGCTTGACTTCGGTGGTCAGCAGGAGGTGTCGGGCCGGCGCCGGCGCCTGGCCGAAGCGATCCTGCCAGCGGGCGCGGAGGGCATTGAGCTCTTTAAAGGAAATGAGCTCGGCGAGTTCTTTGTAGGCGGAAATCCGGAGTCGCGCCTCGGGCATGTAGTTGGCGGGAAGATAGGCAGGCAGGTTGCCTAGGTTGCCTATACAGGCTTGCACTCCCTGGCGGTCGTCCGCTGGTCCTTGATCTCGTTGGACTGATTCAGCTTCGTTGAAATAGAGGAAGTCGGTGCGCAGGGTGACATCGACGCGTTGGCTGGCTTTGCCGCTGCGGAGCCGGTCGATCGATTGGCGTAGCAGCTGGCAGTAGAGATCGAAACCCACTGCGGCGATGTGGCCCGACTGCTTGGTGCCTAAGAGGTTTCCGGCTCCCCTGATTTCCAGGTCGCGCATCGCTATTTTAAACCCCGACCCGAGTGCCGTGTATTGCTGGATTGCATTGATGCGTTTGCGTGCGTCGCCGTTGATCAGGTCGCGGGGAAGGAGTAAAATGGCATAAGCCTGCCCTCCGGCGCGCCCGACCCGACCACGGAGCTGATAGAGGTCAGCGAGGCCGAAGCGGTCGGCGCGATCGATGATGATGGTGTTGGCGTTCGGGATATCAATGCCACTTTCAATGATGGTGGTAGCGAGCAGGATATCGGCTTTCCCCTGCACAAAGGTGCGCATGACCACCTCAAGTTCATCCTTTTCCATCTGGCCGTGGCCGACGACACAGCTCGCCTCGGGCACGAGTTTTTTGAGCATCGACTGCACCAGGTCGATGCTCTGCACCCGGTTATGGAGGAAAAACACCTGCCCCCCCCGCTTGAGCTCCCGACGGATCGCATCGCGGATCACCCGCTCATCGTAGCCGTGGATGGACGTGTTGATGGGCACCTTGCCGGGTAGCGGCGTATCAATGGTCGACATGTCACGCGCACCCATCAACGAGAGATAGAGTGTGCGTGGGATGGGTGTTGCGGAAAGTGTTAGGACGTCGATGTTGCGGAACATTTCCTTGAAACGCTCCTTGTGTTTCACTCCGAATCGTTGCTCTTCATCGACGATGGCGACCCCAAGGTCCTTGTAGTGGACATCCTTCGAAATCAGCCGGTGGGTGCCGATGACGATATCCACGGAGCCATTCTTCAGCCCCTTGAGCGTCTCCTTCACCTCACTCGCCTTGCGGAAACGGTTGAGTAGTTCGATACGCAACGGGTAGTCGGACATACGCTCGCGGAAGGTGCGCCAATGCTGTTCTGCTAGAACGGTAGTGGGGACGAGAACGGCCGCTTGTTTGCCGCCTGTGACGGCTTTGAACGCCGCCCGGATCGCTACCTCGGTCTTGCCAAACCCGACGTCGCCGCAGATCAGGCGATCCATCGGTTTGGTTGATTCCATGTCTTCCTTCACATCCTCGATCGCATCGCGTTGACCGGGTGTCAGGTTGTAGTGGAACGAATTTTCAAACTCCCACATCCAGCGGCTGTCGGGCGGGTGTGAGTAGCCCGCCATCGTCTGGCGCTCCGCCTGCATCTGGAGCAGCTTGGCCGCATAATCGAGAATCGACTTTTCCGCTGAACTCCGCGCCTTGCTCCACGAGGTGCTGCCGAGGCGTGTGAGATCGGGTTCTTTTCCGCCGAGGCCGATGTATTTGGAAAGTAAATGGGAGTGGTCTAACGGCACGCTGAGAATGGCGCCATCGCGATACCCGATATGAATTTCCTCATGCCCCTCGTCATCAACCTCGATCCCCTCGAACCTGCCAATCCCATACTCCGCGTGCACCACCAGGTCACCGTCGTTGATGTCCTCGAGCGCTGTCTGCGCGCGCGCGCGCCGCTGATGATCCAAGCGGTTGGTTTTCCTCCGGGTCTGCGGCGTCTGGTATCTACCAAAAAGTTCAGCCGAGGAAATAAAGGCCAGTTTGCCGGCCGGGACGGTAAAGCCCTGGACCAGTTCACCCGACAATGGGGTAACGCTGCCCTCCGTAAAAAAACCATCGCCCACGAGCTCATCGAAGCGTTCTTTTTCGCCTTTGTTGGAAAAGGTCAGAAACACCGACCACGCATCCGCCCGCCACTCGGCGATCTGTTGGAAAAACCGGTGTCTTCTGGCTTCGTTGAGAATGAAGTCCCCGGCCTCGAATGTCCCTAACGGACTTCCCGTGCAGAGCGGCTCTTGATCAACATCACCTAGCTCGCTGATGAGCCCGTCGACGTCGGCCGGGATCTCATCACCGGCGGCTAACAAGCGGTCGTGCGGTTGGATGTAGTCCGCTACCGTCGCCGACTGCTCAGCCTCCGCCAGTGTGAGTTCGGCTTGTTTCACCCGGCGTGTGGACACTTGGGAGTCGATGTCAAATTCACGTAACGACTCGATCTCGGTATCAAAAAACTCCATCCTCAATGGCGACGAGGCATGCCAGGAAAAAACATCCATGATCCCGCCGCGACGGGCCAGCTGTCCGTGTGCGTGCACCTGGGTGACCCGTTCATAGCTGTGGGCGATGAGCCGTTTTTCCAACTCCTCCGGGTCGAGGTCGTCGCCGATGGTGAGCCTGAGCGCGGAGTCCCGCAGGCTCTCGGGCGATGGAGTGGCGTCTGTGAGCGAATCGGGCGACAGGATGACGACCTGTGGTTTGTTCCCCGGGGCGTGGGAGCACAGTGTGTTCATCACCGAGAGGCGTTCGGCAATGGTTTCCGGCGCAGCCATCACCTCGTCGTCCTTGGAGTCAGGCAGGTCCGGAAGCACGAGCGGCCTGACTTGCCACAGGTCCAGCTCCGCCGCAATCCGGTCCCTGACCCGGGGGTTCGGGTGTGTCAGCCAGAGTCGGCCACCTTGGTGGCTCTCTTGAAGGGTGTGGGCGGCTAGAGCCGTGACAAAGGCACAGGCCGATTCGTCCACCGGCTCAAACCTTGCCGGTCCGGTTGCCGTGCGTCTAGGTTTTTGACCACGGACAAGCGACTCCAGCCGTTGTTTGAACGGTGGAGTGGCTCTTGAGCCGGTGATACCTGGGACCGGGATCGATCCGGGGGGGGTGACCGGAGGCTGGTTGGGGGGCGTTTTGGACACCGGGAGAGTTGTATACTTGGACTGCGGGACAAGCGCAAGCAGCATGATGCTGGACGGATGCCATGCGTAAAGAAGGTGCGAACTTCCTGATAGTTAAGAAAATGAAAATAAATAAAATGATCCCTTTCGTTTCGCGCGGATTTGAGGTAATAATCGACCCATGAAATGGGGTATCATCATCGGATCGCAGTGTTTGACGCTGTTAGGGGTATTTGTTGTGCTGTCGTCGTGTTCAACGATGGATGCGGTAAAACATCGGTTTGACCGTTCATCAGCGGGGTCGTCGTATGGTGCGACCGCGTCGTCTGGCAACGGCTATCGCCTTGTTCCCGGCACTCCTACCAAAAGCCCCGCCGCCCTCTACCGCGAGGTGAATGTCAAACAGGACATCATCCCGCGCGGCACCCACGCGCGTAAATACCGCAGGCCGATGTCCCCTAAATACATCACCATCCACAGCACCCAGAACTACTCCCGCAGTGCCGACGCCCTGCGTCACTCGATGGCCTTGAAAAACGGCAAACTCCGCGCCTACAAACGCAAGGGCGGCAATCGCATCGGTTACCTCGTTTGGCACTACACCACCGACCAGACCCGCGCCGTCCAGCACCTCCCGACCGATGAGCAGGGAGAGCACGCCGATTTCGATGGTCCGGGCAACCGTTACTCGATCGGGATTGAGATGTGCGAAAACAAAGGCAACAGCCGGACGGCCACCATCGAGCGCACGGCCAAGCTAACAGCATGCCTGATGCACAAGTATGACATCCCGCTCCGCAAAGTGGTCCCCCATTACCACTGGCCACGCCGCGGACTCAGCCAACCTCATAAAAACTGCCCGCACTACCTGCTCGACAATGGTCATCCGGGAGCCAAGTGGCAATGGTTCCTCGCCAAGGTCAATACCCATTACAAATCCATCAGTGGTGGCCCGCCGACACGTGTGCCGATGCCTGTGGCACCCACCCGGCCATCCAGCAGCTATGGAACTCCTGTTGCAACGGCTTCCCGCCCGGTTGCGGTTGCCTCTGCTCCACGCCCGGTGGCAACGCCATCGCGTCCGGTTAAGAAGCCCGCTCCCCGGCCCGTCACACGCTACCACACCGTTAAGAGAGGTGATACCCTCTACAGCCTGTCGCGCCGGTACCATACCTCCGTCAGTGCCATCCAGCGTTCCAATGGGATGAGAAGCACCACCATTGGCATCGGCCAGAGGCTCCGGCTGCCCTGATTTTTTTTCCTAACAGGAGACACATCCCGATTCCGGCCCTCCGACATGTCCGACGTATGGTATCAATGCGACCGCTGCACCGCCTGCTGCAAGTGGCCAGGTGATGTGCGTGTCGAGGATGACGAGATCGAAAAAATAGCCGCGTTTCTCGGCATGGAGACCCAGGCGTTTATTGATGAATTTACCCGTCTCCGTACCAACCGCTCGGGCCTCTCCCTGATTGAAAAGGAAAACCACGAGTGTAGCATGCTCGACGGCACCTCCTGCCGGATCAACCCGGTCAAACCCGAGCAATGCCGCGGTTTTCCTAACAAATGGAACTTCCCTGGTTGGCAACAAGTCTGTCAGGCCAAAGCCATCCCCATGCAAAAGGCCAGGGAAATGGGTTTGGTGGACGGCATGAACGCTTGTTCCCAGCAGCACTAGCACTAGGCGCACGTTGGAATGATG of Akkermansiaceae bacterium contains these proteins:
- a CDS encoding 2-oxoacid:acceptor oxidoreductase family protein yields the protein MSNPNNTKTPSTSKSPKYPGEPITCNGNTLVATHVEARITDGGIFYPITPSTEGGELYQQSWAQGELNVFGQQKIAVETEGEHAAQGGATAFAITGRRAVNFTSGQGIAYAMEQYYHAPGKLSTMVLEVGARALTKHALNVHCGHDDIYSALDTGWIMLTGKDAQQAADQAIILRKVCELSLNPGMNIQDGMLTTHAERVFRRPEAGLLREFLGAPDDMIDCPTDAQKELFGPRRRRVPKMMDICSPVLVGPVQNQEHYMNGVVGRRNHFNEPILGMLQDAYKEFAELTGREYGLLSEYRTDDADTVFISIGCAAENIEAVCDYLRETRGEKVGSIHFNVLRPFPESTLIEAIRGKKTLIVLERTDEGLSGDNPLTRDIRAAIGKSRDARQWAGNIPALSPEETPRLFRGVYGLGSRDFRPEHIIGAFEFSQNQIARQDGKKAEDGSTFFTLGVDHKYAVIADETPSLLPEKSIAVRFHSIGGWGMITTGKNLGNILGEFGDLISERNPEYDPVTGRLVPKLHIAANPKYGSEKKGAPTNYFLVVAPNRVRVNCELNHVDVVLCCDPKAFTHSNPLAGINPGGCLVWESSMDPETAWESIPTEYRQFIRDNKIRIFILPGFEIARAATSRPELQMRMQGNSFLGAFFKVSPFLSDNNITEETFRKTVRKQYEKKFSRFGANVVESNMTVMTEGAARVQEIKYGELDAIDTSSLRLPPLAPVNSEKPVLPTIQCAGMECYIPRPDDQVLRSPVKTQEKFDSEFRSGKGYHQPASALASVGVMSAATGATTSKYVARRMTPLFIPENCTQCMDCITACPDTALPNTAQEIGTLLRTATRAYVSDPEQRAALLAELPKVEENARKRMMEVVEAKESTPFKDIIKDEVTALNGAVSQQAKDELFAILDVVPVAYNKTAAIFRAKESKTGDGGVFSIFVADLCKGCGECVEQCGHGALEMVPDTAELNKTLSSAQLFSRMLPDTPGKYLGLYDDENPEDSRPAALRNHLMVRRNYEALVSGDGACAGCGEKTILRAIASVTEAYMRPMYHKKAARLLKKADLIETRGSELLAQLKARSEEEYELFRRSVAHVIMGLGGENAADTDARLKENGLISDEDILTALVSVMRVDAYNHKSLQAVDGRLANGMATMMMGANTGCNTVYGSTPPSNPHPYPWMNSLFQDGATISWLMGESLILRHSRRSVAPERISSALLGLLEDKNAKVMDDAKYFSITHLSDAQMTPQELKELPKVWCIGGDGALGDIGFQNLSKAVLQGRPNVKFLMLDTQVYSNTGGQNSDSSFMPGGYDMNQFGESTQGKMTERKSVADILTTGHGSPYVAQISITNAAKLYQTILEGLEYRGAAFYQCYTTCQPEHGVGDDASAHQAKLARDSRAMPEFVFNSSLGEFVQECYDIKGNPNTNRDWQQFTSKADKSISYAFTTAHWCTTEARFRRHHKVVTEEQAKEMIPLENMLQLITQNDVAHFLFADKNETAYVPDFGVFIRTEFGDTVKYHSLSRQLVLFCVERRKAWRLMQSRAGIENTDYATQKAILAKLAAGEITRADVLTKGAAVLEA
- the mfd gene encoding transcription-repair coupling factor gives rise to the protein MLLALVPQSKYTTLPVSKTPPNQPPVTPPGSIPVPGITGSRATPPFKQRLESLVRGQKPRRTATGPARFEPVDESACAFVTALAAHTLQESHQGGRLWLTHPNPRVRDRIAAELDLWQVRPLVLPDLPDSKDDEVMAAPETIAERLSVMNTLCSHAPGNKPQVVILSPDSLTDATPSPESLRDSALRLTIGDDLDPEELEKRLIAHSYERVTQVHAHGQLARRGGIMDVFSWHASSPLRMEFFDTEIESLREFDIDSQVSTRRVKQAELTLAEAEQSATVADYIQPHDRLLAAGDEIPADVDGLISELGDVDQEPLCTGSPLGTFEAGDFILNEARRHRFFQQIAEWRADAWSVFLTFSNKGEKERFDELVGDGFFTEGSVTPLSGELVQGFTVPAGKLAFISSAELFGRYQTPQTRRKTNRLDHQRRARAQTALEDINDGDLVVHAEYGIGRFEGIEVDDEGHEEIHIGYRDGAILSVPLDHSHLLSKYIGLGGKEPDLTRLGSTSWSKARSSAEKSILDYAAKLLQMQAERQTMAGYSHPPDSRWMWEFENSFHYNLTPGQRDAIEDVKEDMESTKPMDRLICGDVGFGKTEVAIRAAFKAVTGGKQAAVLVPTTVLAEQHWRTFRERMSDYPLRIELLNRFRKASEVKETLKGLKNGSVDIVIGTHRLISKDVHYKDLGVAIVDEEQRFGVKHKERFKEMFRNIDVLTLSATPIPRTLYLSLMGARDMSTIDTPLPGKVPINTSIHGYDERVIRDAIRRELKRGGQVFFLHNRVQSIDLVQSMLKKLVPEASCVVGHGQMEKDELEVVMRTFVQGKADILLATTIIESGIDIPNANTIIIDRADRFGLADLYQLRGRVGRAGGQAYAILLLPRDLINGDARKRINAIQQYTALGSGFKIAMRDLEIRGAGNLLGTKQSGHIAAVGFDLYCQLLRQSIDRLRSGKASQRVDVTLRTDFLYFNEAESVQRDQGPADDRQGVQACIGNLGNLPAYLPANYMPEARLRISAYKELAELISFKELNALRARWQDRFGQAPAPARHLLLTTEVKLAAAQASISTVEIREQRLMLTRNGEYIFLKGKRFPRLTEVEPLKKLQQALQMLKSI
- a CDS encoding N-acetylmuramoyl-L-alanine amidase yields the protein MKWGIIIGSQCLTLLGVFVVLSSCSTMDAVKHRFDRSSAGSSYGATASSGNGYRLVPGTPTKSPAALYREVNVKQDIIPRGTHARKYRRPMSPKYITIHSTQNYSRSADALRHSMALKNGKLRAYKRKGGNRIGYLVWHYTTDQTRAVQHLPTDEQGEHADFDGPGNRYSIGIEMCENKGNSRTATIERTAKLTACLMHKYDIPLRKVVPHYHWPRRGLSQPHKNCPHYLLDNGHPGAKWQWFLAKVNTHYKSISGGPPTRVPMPVAPTRPSSSYGTPVATASRPVAVASAPRPVATPSRPVKKPAPRPVTRYHTVKRGDTLYSLSRRYHTSVSAIQRSNGMRSTTIGIGQRLRLP
- a CDS encoding YkgJ family cysteine cluster protein → MSDVWYQCDRCTACCKWPGDVRVEDDEIEKIAAFLGMETQAFIDEFTRLRTNRSGLSLIEKENHECSMLDGTSCRINPVKPEQCRGFPNKWNFPGWQQVCQAKAIPMQKAREMGLVDGMNACSQQH